A region from the Eptesicus fuscus isolate TK198812 chromosome 1, DD_ASM_mEF_20220401, whole genome shotgun sequence genome encodes:
- the TFE3 gene encoding transcription factor E3 isoform X1, producing MSHVAEPARDGGVEASAEGPRAVFVLLEERRPADSAQLLSLNSLLPESGIVADIELENVLDPDSFYELKSQPLSLHSSLPISLQATPATPATLSASSSAGGSRTPAMSSSSSSRVLLRQQLMRAQAQEQERRERREQAAASPFPSPAPASPAISVVGVSTGGHTLGRPPPAQVPREVLKVQTHLENPTRYHLQQARRQQVKQYLSTTLGPKLASQALTPPPGAASAQPLPAPEAAHATGPTGSAPNSPMALLTIGSSSEKEIDDVIDEIISLESSYNDEMLSYLPGGTAGLQLPSTLPVSGNLLDVYSSQGVATPAITVSNSCPAELPNIKREISETEAKALLKERQKKDNHNLIERRRRFNINDRIKELGTLIPKSSDPEMRWNKGTILKASVDYIRKLQKEQQRSKDLESRQRSLEQANRSLQLRIQELELQAQIHGLPVPPTPGLISLATTSASDSLKPEQLDVEEEGRPGVATFHAGAAPAQGAPHQQPPVPPSDTLLDLHFPSDHLGDLGDPFHLGLTDILMEEEEGVLGGLSGGALSPLRAASDPLLSSVSPTVSKASSRRSSFSMEEES from the exons ATGTCTCATGTGGCCGAGCCAGCTCGGGACGGCGGCGTAGAGGCCAGCGCGGAGGGCCCTCGAGCCGTGTTCGTGCTGTTGGAGGAGCGCAGGCCGGCCGACTCAGCCCAGCTGCTCAG cctGAACTCTTTGCTTCCGGAATCCGGGATTGTTGCTGACATCGAATTAGAAAACGTCCTTGATCCGGACAGCTTTTACGAGCTCAAAAGCCAGCCCCTATCGCTACACTCAAG CCTCCCAATATCACTGCAGGCCACACCAGCCACCCCAGCTACACTGTCTGCATCATCTTCTGCAGGGGGCTCCAGGACCCCTGCCATGTCCTCTTCTTCTTCATCGCGGGTCCTGCTGCGGCAGCAGCTCATGCGGGCCCAAGCCCAGGAGCAGGAGAGGCGTGAGCGTCGGGAACAGGCTgcagcctctcccttccccagtccTGCACCTGCCTCTCCTGCCATCTCTGTGGTTGGTGTCTCTACTGGGGGCCACACGTTGGGCCGTCCTCCCCCTGCTCAGGTGCCCAGGGAGGTGCTCAAG GTGCAGACCCATCTAGAGAACCCGACACGCTACCACCTGCAGCAGGCCCGCCGGCAGCAGGTCAAACAGTACCTGTCCACCACTCTTGGGCCCAAGCTGGCTTCCCAGGCACTCACCCCACCACCGGGGGCTGCGAGTGCCCAGCCGCTCCCTGCCCCTGAGGCCGCCCATGCTACTGGCCCTACAGGCAGCGCCCCTAACAGCCCCATGGCACTACTCACCATCGGGTCCAGCTCAGAGAAGGAG ATTGATGATGTCATTGATGAGATCATCAGCCTGGAGTCCAGTTACAACGATGAGATGCTCAGCTATCTACCTGGAGGCACTGCGGGGCTGCAGCTCCCCAGCACG CTGCCTGTGTCAGGGAATCTGCTTGATGTGTACAGTAGTCAGGGTGTGGCGACACCTGCCATCACTGTCAGCAACTCCTGCCCAGCTGAGCTGCCCAACATCAAACGGGAGATCTCTG AGACAGAGGCCAAGGCCCTTTTGAAGGAACGGCAGAAGAAGGACAATCACAACCTAA TTGAACGTCGCAGGCGCTTCAACATTAACGACAGGATCAAGGAGCTGGGCACCCTCATCCCCAAGTCCAGTGACCC GGAGATGCGCTGGAACAAGGGCACCATCCTCAAAGCCTCTGTGGATTATATCCGCAAGTTGCAGAAGGAGCAGCAGCGCTCCAAAGACCTAGAGAGCCGGCAGCGATCCCTGGAGCAAGCCAACCGCAGCCTGCAGCTCCGAATTCAG GAGCTCGAACTGCAGGCCCAGATCCATGGTCTGCcggtccctcccaccccagggctcATCTCCCTGGCCACGACTTCGGCCTCTGACAGCCTCAAGCCAGAGCAGCTGGATGTtgaggaggagggcaggccgGGCGTAGCAACGTTTCATGCAGGGGCGGCCCCTGCCCAGGGTGCTCCCCATCAGCAGCCCCCAGTGCCACCCTCAGATACCCTTCTGGACCTGCACTTTCCCAGCGACCACCTGGGGGACCTGGGAGACCCCTTCCACCTGGGCCTGACGGACATtctgatggaggaggaggaaggggtgttGGGGGGACTGTCGGGGGGCGCCCTGTCCCCATTGCGGGCTGCCTCTGACCCCCTGCTCTCTTCCGTGTCCCCCACTGTCTCCAAGGCCAGCAGTCGCCGAAGCAGCTTCAGCATGGAGGAGGAGTCCTGA
- the TFE3 gene encoding transcription factor E3 isoform X2: MSSSSSSRVLLRQQLMRAQAQEQERRERREQAAASPFPSPAPASPAISVVGVSTGGHTLGRPPPAQVPREVLKVQTHLENPTRYHLQQARRQQVKQYLSTTLGPKLASQALTPPPGAASAQPLPAPEAAHATGPTGSAPNSPMALLTIGSSSEKEIDDVIDEIISLESSYNDEMLSYLPGGTAGLQLPSTLPVSGNLLDVYSSQGVATPAITVSNSCPAELPNIKREISETEAKALLKERQKKDNHNLIERRRRFNINDRIKELGTLIPKSSDPEMRWNKGTILKASVDYIRKLQKEQQRSKDLESRQRSLEQANRSLQLRIQELELQAQIHGLPVPPTPGLISLATTSASDSLKPEQLDVEEEGRPGVATFHAGAAPAQGAPHQQPPVPPSDTLLDLHFPSDHLGDLGDPFHLGLTDILMEEEEGVLGGLSGGALSPLRAASDPLLSSVSPTVSKASSRRSSFSMEEES, from the exons ATGTCCTCTTCTTCTTCATCGCGGGTCCTGCTGCGGCAGCAGCTCATGCGGGCCCAAGCCCAGGAGCAGGAGAGGCGTGAGCGTCGGGAACAGGCTgcagcctctcccttccccagtccTGCACCTGCCTCTCCTGCCATCTCTGTGGTTGGTGTCTCTACTGGGGGCCACACGTTGGGCCGTCCTCCCCCTGCTCAGGTGCCCAGGGAGGTGCTCAAG GTGCAGACCCATCTAGAGAACCCGACACGCTACCACCTGCAGCAGGCCCGCCGGCAGCAGGTCAAACAGTACCTGTCCACCACTCTTGGGCCCAAGCTGGCTTCCCAGGCACTCACCCCACCACCGGGGGCTGCGAGTGCCCAGCCGCTCCCTGCCCCTGAGGCCGCCCATGCTACTGGCCCTACAGGCAGCGCCCCTAACAGCCCCATGGCACTACTCACCATCGGGTCCAGCTCAGAGAAGGAG ATTGATGATGTCATTGATGAGATCATCAGCCTGGAGTCCAGTTACAACGATGAGATGCTCAGCTATCTACCTGGAGGCACTGCGGGGCTGCAGCTCCCCAGCACG CTGCCTGTGTCAGGGAATCTGCTTGATGTGTACAGTAGTCAGGGTGTGGCGACACCTGCCATCACTGTCAGCAACTCCTGCCCAGCTGAGCTGCCCAACATCAAACGGGAGATCTCTG AGACAGAGGCCAAGGCCCTTTTGAAGGAACGGCAGAAGAAGGACAATCACAACCTAA TTGAACGTCGCAGGCGCTTCAACATTAACGACAGGATCAAGGAGCTGGGCACCCTCATCCCCAAGTCCAGTGACCC GGAGATGCGCTGGAACAAGGGCACCATCCTCAAAGCCTCTGTGGATTATATCCGCAAGTTGCAGAAGGAGCAGCAGCGCTCCAAAGACCTAGAGAGCCGGCAGCGATCCCTGGAGCAAGCCAACCGCAGCCTGCAGCTCCGAATTCAG GAGCTCGAACTGCAGGCCCAGATCCATGGTCTGCcggtccctcccaccccagggctcATCTCCCTGGCCACGACTTCGGCCTCTGACAGCCTCAAGCCAGAGCAGCTGGATGTtgaggaggagggcaggccgGGCGTAGCAACGTTTCATGCAGGGGCGGCCCCTGCCCAGGGTGCTCCCCATCAGCAGCCCCCAGTGCCACCCTCAGATACCCTTCTGGACCTGCACTTTCCCAGCGACCACCTGGGGGACCTGGGAGACCCCTTCCACCTGGGCCTGACGGACATtctgatggaggaggaggaaggggtgttGGGGGGACTGTCGGGGGGCGCCCTGTCCCCATTGCGGGCTGCCTCTGACCCCCTGCTCTCTTCCGTGTCCCCCACTGTCTCCAAGGCCAGCAGTCGCCGAAGCAGCTTCAGCATGGAGGAGGAGTCCTGA